The nucleotide sequence TATAGCTCCAAGTGCGGCTTTCTTTGAATTCGAAAGTAGGACGCATAATCTGACCATAAGGAGTGTATGTGTCCATGAAGTTGGTGGTATAGAACTTGTCACCGCTTACAATCCATTCCATGGCTACAAAGAACCCTTCGGTGGGCGCTTCGATGTTGTAGGGAGTTAAATCAATGGTGTACCACTCGCCACCTTTAGGAGCCGATACCACTACGTTTTCAGTGAGAATATCGGTATTTGGCGAATTGTAGTTACCATCGGCTTTGTAGAGACGTACCCGGAATGGTTCGCGTGGGAAACCGTTTTCGCCTATGTAGAATGATACAGAGCGTACGTTGCCAAGCTTCTTGTTTTTGTCGTTCTTCACGAAGAAGGCGTACTGGCTACCAGGCATACCCTGAATCATGCCTTCGCCAGGCGTAGCTGATTTGGAGCCTAGAGAGAGGTCTTTCACCTTGCCCCCTTTTACGGTTACGTTGGCCAACTCAATCACTCGCTTAGGCACTTCAACAATCATGTCGGCCTGCGAAGCACCACGCTTCACTAGCACGGCCACGCGCTTGAAGCCGAGTGCAATTACGATGAGCGAGTCAGTAGCATTCTTTTCGGGTGCTGCTATCTGAAAGAAACCATATTCATTGGTTAGAGCCCCAGTTGATTCTTCCTTCAACCCAATCGAGGCAAAAGGGATGGGCTCTTTGGTCTTCTGGTCGACAATGCGACCGGACAGACGGTTCTCCTGGGCCATAGCCAATGCGGGGAGCAGTAGGAGAAACGAAACGAAAGTAAGTACGCGTTGGAGCATAAGTAGCAGGCTAGTGTTATATCCCAAAATTAAAATGATAATGCCGATTTCCGGCATGTTTTCTTAAAATATTTATAAAAATGCAATTATGAGAAGGAATATTTATAAGGTTGAATTCGTCCGTGTACTTAATAGATATGACTTTGGCTGAAACCTAAATGGGTTGTACCTTTGTTTAAAGTAAGTCTAAATAACCCAGCTACTGTGCCCATCCGCTCTGCCTCCGCCCAAACTGTTGTCGCTCCTCGTAGCGTGAAAGATCTGCGCCTAGGCGAAAGCGGCACAATTTGCTGCCTGAAGGACCCAGAAATGGCTCTTAAGCTGTTGGAAATGGGGTGCATTCCAGGCACGCAGGTACGGCTCAATAGCCGAGCACCGTTAGGTTGTCCTATTACGTTAGTGGTAGGAGAAGCCGCCGATTACACCTTGTCGCTGCGGGTGAGTGAAGCAGCCACTATACTATTGAAGGAGTAACCGCGCATGAGTAATGCCGGAATACGTACCGCTCCCGCTGGAGCGGCGGCTTCGGCCGCTGCACCACACGCCGCTAGCACTGTGCCAGTGGCAGCTCGGGGCCTCACGCGCATAGCGCTGATCGGTAATCCTAATTCAGGCAAAACGTCGCTTTTCAACCAACTGACGGGGTTAAATCAGAAGGTTGGAAACTTTCCGGGCGTAACTGTAGACCGCAAAACGGGAGTAAGCCAGCTTACCCCTCAGCACCACGCTGAAATAATTGACCTACCGGGTACGTATTCTCTGTACCCCAAGAGCCTCGACGAAAAGGTCATTACCGATCTGCTCTACGATCAGGCGTCGGCTCAGTACCCAGATTTTGTGGTTGTAACGGCCGATGCCAGCAACCTGCGCCGCAATTTGCTTCTGTTCACGCAACTAGCAGATCTTGGGCTACCACTGGTGCTGGCGCTCAATATGATGGACGTGGCTGCTCAGCATGGCATCAACATCGACTTAGACGCCTTACAAGAAGAGCTTGGAGTTCCAGTCATTCCTATGAATGCCCGCAAAGGCATTGGGGTGGCAGCCCTCAAAATTGTGATGGCGCAGCAGCTTGATGCGGGTACTACCCGGTTCTATGAGCCGGATGCAGAGCTATTGCCCATGCTCCGGCAAATCAGGTATTACTTTAACCTGCACAACGATTACCTGGCCCTTCACTATGCGCATCAGTTTCGGCATATCAGTTTTCTGACCGCCGACGACAAAGCGTACATAGCAGAGCTGGTAGCGAAATATAACTTCGAGCCTACTCCGCGTCAAGCACAGGAAACTATTGATCGGTACAACCATATCAATGAGTTGCTCCTGAATGTGGTATCAGTGACACGCACTGAAAAGGCTGAACCCTACAGTAACCGCCTCGACCGGGTTTTGACACACCGGGTGTGGGGCTACTTGATTTTCTTGACGGTCTTGTTCTTGTTGTTCCAGGCAGTTTTTTCTTGGGCCAGCTACCCTATGGAATTGATTGATCAAGGAGTTGCGTGGATAAACAGTCTCATCCAAACGTCATTCGAAGGGCCGCTCATCAGCCTCCTGACGGAAGGCGTATTGGCGGGCTTGGGCGGTGTACTGATTTTCATTCCGCAGATTGCGTTGCTATTCGCTTTCATTGCGGTGCTTGAAGAAACTGGCTACATGGCCCGCGTCACATTCATGATGGACCGCATCATGCGCAAGTTTGGACTGAACGGAAAGAGTGTAGTGCCTTTGATTTCGGGAATGGCCTGTGCTGTGCCCGCCATTATGAGCGCACGCACCATCGAGAACCGCAAAGACCGGATGATTACCATCTTCGTGACGCCGCTCATGAGCTGTTCAGCCCGAATTCCGGTGTACACAGTGCTTATTGGGCTGGTGGTGCCTGACCAGCCGGTACTCGGTATTTTCAACCTGCGGGGTGTGGCGTTGATGGGCTTATACCTACTTGGATTTGTGTCGGCGGTAGGGTCAGCATGGGCGCTCAAGCTGATTATGAAGACTAAGGAGCGGAGCTACTTTATCATGGAATTCCCTGTCTACCGCTGGCCGCGCTGGAAGAATGTGGGGTTGACCATTGTGGAGAAGGTAAAAGCTTTCGTGTTCCAAGCGGGTAAGGTGATTCTAGCTATTTCGGTGATTCTGTGGGTGCTGGCTTCTTACGGGCCCGGCAACGCACTAGAGAAAGCCGAGCAGCAGGCCCGTGTCACGGCAACCCAACAAGCCCGTAGCGCCGCCGAAGTGGAATCGCACGTAGCCTCTGAAAAGTTGGAGGCTTCTTATGCTGGCCGCTTTGGTCACTTGATCGAACCTGTTATTCGGCCGCTAGGGTTCGACTGGAAGATTGGTATTTCGCTGCTTACTTCATTTGCGGCCCGGGAGGTGTTTGTAGGCACTATGTCGACCATCTATAGCGTAGGACAGGATGCCAATGAGCTAACGGTACAACAGAAGCTGGCCGCTGAAAAAGGCCTTGATGGAAAACCGTTTTTCACACCGGCTCGTGCGGGCTCCCTGCTTGTATTCTATGTATTTGCTATGCAGTGCATGAGCACGTTGGCTACTACCTACCGCGAAACCAAAGGGTGGACGTGGCCTATGCTCCAACTCGTCTACATGACGGGCCTTGCGTATGTGGCCTCGCTACTAGTGTATCAACTGCTGTCGTAAGACTCGCTGAACTCTAGCTCAATGGGTACTTACAGCTAAGCTGTACGGCGAGCATCTGCAATCTGGTAGGTGCGCTACAAATCAGCTGTAACCTAGTCTTACTTACCTATCAGGAATACGGCAGGCTGTTTGTGAATCTCAGGTAGGCCTACCTTTTTCCAGCCAGCTACGGTGTTGGTACGCACGTACTCATTAGGTGCAGTCAAGCTAGCCGCAATACACAGACGAGTAGTGGGGTGCAATTGGCTCAGAAGGTCTTCGAGCAGTTGCATATTCCGGTAGGGCGTTTCAATGAAAAGCTGCGTCTGGTGCTGGGTTAGAGTCAGTTTTTCGAGTTGCTTGATGGCAGCAACTCGGCTGCTTCGGTCGATGGGCAGGTACCCGTGAAATGTGAAGCTCTGCCCGTTCATGCCCGACGCCATGAGGGCCAACAGCAAGCTGCTGGGCCCTACGAGTGGCACAACCTTGATGCCGTGTGTGTGCGCGGCTCGGGCCAATTCAGCGCCAGGGTCAGCAATGCCGGGGCAGCCGGCCTCGGAAATTACGCCGGCATCATGCCCGGCAAGGAGGGGTTTTAAGGCGGCCTGAATTTCAGCCTCTGAGCTGTCTTTGTCGATGACGCTAATACGCAGTTCCTCAATTACCTGATTGGGCGCTATGCTTTTGATGAAGCGCCGGGCCGTTCGAGCATTCTCCACTAAAAAGTGAGATAGCGCGCTTACATGTGCAGCAACCTGAGGAGGCAACACTTGCGGCGCCGTGTCATCGGCAAGAATAGTAGGAACGAGGTACAGAATGCCGGTTTTCACAGAAAAGACAATAGAGCGGAGATTAGCAGTGCGTAAGCCTGTAAAAGCGTTAGGTGCTTATGAGCCAATGAAGGCACGCACCAGTTCAAATACGGTATCCGGAGCTTCTGCATGCACCCAATGACCAGCATCGACAACAGTTTCCACTTGCGAATTGGGAAACAAAGTGGGAATGCTGTACAGCTTGTCTTCCGCGGTGATATAGTCCGATTTGCCACCCCGAATGAAAAGAGTGGGCTTCAGGCACGGGGCTGAGCCACTGATTTCGGCGCCAATCTCAGCTATGTTGCTGGTAAGAGCTTGTAGGTTTTGGCGCCACGCAAACGAGTTATCCTCTAAACGATACAAGTTCTTCAGCAAAAACTGGCGCACCCCAGGCTGCCGAATATGCTGAGCCAGTGCGTCATCGGCTTGCTGCCTGTTCTCAATGGTGGTGAGGTCAACGGCATTTAGGCCCTCTAGAATATCGTCTTGATGCGCCATATCGGAAAAGCGCGGAGCTATGTCTACAACCACTAGCTTAGCCAGGCGGTCTGGGTGGTCGAGGGCGAAGCGCATGGCTACTTTGCCGCCCATGCTGTGCCCGAGCAGCGTTAGTTCCGGTCCAAGGGCAAGGCTGTTTAGAAGGGCGAGTACATCTGCACTCATCAGTTCGTAGGTGTGCTCGGGCGTTTGGAACGAACGGCCGTGGTTGCGCAAGTCAACGCTAACCACCCGATGGCCAGCCTCCGACCAGCGGCGTGCTAATGTTTGCCAGTTATCGAGGGTGCCAAAGAGGCCGTGTAGAATTACCAAAGGGGTGCCTTGGCCTATTTCGCGGTGATGTAGTTGCATAATAAAAGCGGAAAGAGCGGGTAAAGGTCGGGAAACACTAGCATATCTGTGGATGGCCCGGGTTGCTTTACCGCTTACGCAGGCCTACCTGAGTTGCCGAGGTAGTTGCCGACGCATTCAGCAGAGTGTTTCACTAGCCAGCCATATTAGGAGTCAATAAACGCCGTGAATGGCTGGTATCCTTCTAGAGGCTTTGCACAAACTGGCGTTATGGGCGAACAAAACAGAACCACCGCCTTGTGGTTTCCAGCTTGGTGTTGCGTAGAA is from Hymenobacter tibetensis and encodes:
- a CDS encoding FeoA family protein — encoded protein: MPIRSASAQTVVAPRSVKDLRLGESGTICCLKDPEMALKLLEMGCIPGTQVRLNSRAPLGCPITLVVGEAADYTLSLRVSEAATILLKE
- a CDS encoding carboxypeptidase-like regulatory domain-containing protein; the encoded protein is MLQRVLTFVSFLLLLPALAMAQENRLSGRIVDQKTKEPIPFASIGLKEESTGALTNEYGFFQIAAPEKNATDSLIVIALGFKRVAVLVKRGASQADMIVEVPKRVIELANVTVKGGKVKDLSLGSKSATPGEGMIQGMPGSQYAFFVKNDKNKKLGNVRSVSFYIGENGFPREPFRVRLYKADGNYNSPNTDILTENVVVSAPKGGEWYTIDLTPYNIEAPTEGFFVAMEWIVSGDKFYTTNFMDTYTPYGQIMRPTFEFKESRTWSYTMGKGWTLLTLASNGQRYNAMIKAEVDQIKD
- a CDS encoding alpha/beta fold hydrolase, with the translated sequence MQLHHREIGQGTPLVILHGLFGTLDNWQTLARRWSEAGHRVVSVDLRNHGRSFQTPEHTYELMSADVLALLNSLALGPELTLLGHSMGGKVAMRFALDHPDRLAKLVVVDIAPRFSDMAHQDDILEGLNAVDLTTIENRQQADDALAQHIRQPGVRQFLLKNLYRLEDNSFAWRQNLQALTSNIAEIGAEISGSAPCLKPTLFIRGGKSDYITAEDKLYSIPTLFPNSQVETVVDAGHWVHAEAPDTVFELVRAFIGS
- a CDS encoding SAM-dependent methyltransferase, whose amino-acid sequence is MKTGILYLVPTILADDTAPQVLPPQVAAHVSALSHFLVENARTARRFIKSIAPNQVIEELRISVIDKDSSEAEIQAALKPLLAGHDAGVISEAGCPGIADPGAELARAAHTHGIKVVPLVGPSSLLLALMASGMNGQSFTFHGYLPIDRSSRVAAIKQLEKLTLTQHQTQLFIETPYRNMQLLEDLLSQLHPTTRLCIAASLTAPNEYVRTNTVAGWKKVGLPEIHKQPAVFLIGK
- the feoB gene encoding ferrous iron transport protein B — translated: MSNAGIRTAPAGAAASAAAPHAASTVPVAARGLTRIALIGNPNSGKTSLFNQLTGLNQKVGNFPGVTVDRKTGVSQLTPQHHAEIIDLPGTYSLYPKSLDEKVITDLLYDQASAQYPDFVVVTADASNLRRNLLLFTQLADLGLPLVLALNMMDVAAQHGINIDLDALQEELGVPVIPMNARKGIGVAALKIVMAQQLDAGTTRFYEPDAELLPMLRQIRYYFNLHNDYLALHYAHQFRHISFLTADDKAYIAELVAKYNFEPTPRQAQETIDRYNHINELLLNVVSVTRTEKAEPYSNRLDRVLTHRVWGYLIFLTVLFLLFQAVFSWASYPMELIDQGVAWINSLIQTSFEGPLISLLTEGVLAGLGGVLIFIPQIALLFAFIAVLEETGYMARVTFMMDRIMRKFGLNGKSVVPLISGMACAVPAIMSARTIENRKDRMITIFVTPLMSCSARIPVYTVLIGLVVPDQPVLGIFNLRGVALMGLYLLGFVSAVGSAWALKLIMKTKERSYFIMEFPVYRWPRWKNVGLTIVEKVKAFVFQAGKVILAISVILWVLASYGPGNALEKAEQQARVTATQQARSAAEVESHVASEKLEASYAGRFGHLIEPVIRPLGFDWKIGISLLTSFAAREVFVGTMSTIYSVGQDANELTVQQKLAAEKGLDGKPFFTPARAGSLLVFYVFAMQCMSTLATTYRETKGWTWPMLQLVYMTGLAYVASLLVYQLLS